A genomic window from Vanessa atalanta chromosome 7, ilVanAtal1.2, whole genome shotgun sequence includes:
- the LOC125065456 gene encoding pickpocket protein 28-like produces the protein MFPSRPYQAQLIENEIIRKRKFKVEPKKKKSSHGIKEKVKKYLVIFLESSSIHGLNHLVVTDRHPCEVFIWLTIVILSVFGTVYLSGTTWIRYQSSPTVVSMDRDMFAWNTTFPSVTICPDNNKIDPEKISKYVQNSNEDKEKLEIFIKALANATFENFDTIPKYDGIVPEKYLEVLVNLSSDFHPTLSIGASGVHLHIVPTIMEMGLCYAINSKVAVYNSPEYRAKNRWDLVGLNSSTFFVHPLDGEVFAQVMNISTSYKAYIHGPLEVPDISTKHQHSAPNFYMKLYVTALTVYTAPEAAKLSVAQRRCRFLHENILKHNSVYSYTMCRMECRLLLCLRYCGCIPYFYRKIGDEKICDVNGMHCLAKYKDQLYKLREKNGKKIKCECFPICDDVNYIIQSHDLQAWFMGTYFQWGIVTYPRMRYRRDIIFGFTDVLVAVGGMAGLFLGCSVLSFMEIVYFLTLRLFCYTRTTRNR, from the exons ATGTTCCCGAGCCGTCCATATCAAGCtcaattaattgaaaatgaGATTATACGTAAAAGGAAATTTAAAGTTGAACCGAAAAAGAAGAAATCCTCTCATGGAATCAAAGAGAAGGTTAAGAAATATTTGGTGATATTTCTAGAATCTTCTTCTATACATGGCTTAAACCATCTTGTCGTAACCGATCGTCATCCGTGTGAAGT tttcatttgGCTAACAATAGTGATCCTATCCGTATTTGGGACGGTTTATCTCTCTGGCACCACTTGGATACGTTACCAGTCTTCTCCGACTGTGGTCTCTATGGACCGGGATATGTTTGCGTGGAATACGACCTTCCCCAGTGTCACTATTTGTCCGGATAATAATAAGATCGATCCCGAGAAGATAAGCAAGTATGTACA GAATTCAAACGAAGACAAGGAGAAACTGGAAATATTTATCAAGGCGCTGGCAAATGCTACTTTTGAAAACTTCGACACTATTCCGAAATACGATGGCATTGTGCCCGAGAAATATCTAGAAGTGCTAGTGAATTTGTCTTCTGATTTTCATCCCACTCTGAGTATAGGTGCCTCAGGAGTTCATCTTCATATTGTACCAACTATAATGGAGATGGGATTATGTTACGCTATCAATTCGAAGGTTGCAGTTTATAATTCACCTGA ataTAGAGCGAAAAACAGATGGGACCTCGTTGGATTGAATAGTTCTACGTTTTTCGTTCATCCATTGGACGGCGAAGTTTTTGCCCAAGTTATGAATATATCCACGTCATACAAG GCTTATATTCACGGACCATTAGAAGTTCCAGATATTTCAACGAAACACCAGCACTCTGCTCCGAATTTCTATATGAAACTTTATGTAACCGCACTGACAGTTTACACGGCACCAGAAGCGGctaa ACTAAGCGTAGCTCAACGTCGCTGTCGGTTCCTTCACGAGAATATCCTGAAACACAATTCTGTGTATTCATACACAATGTGCCGTATGGAGTGCAGATTACTCCTGTGTCTTAGGTATTGTGGGTGTATACCGTACTTTTACAGGAAAATTG GCGATGAAAAAATATGTGACGTCAATGGTATGCATTGTCTGGCCAAATACAAAG ATCAGCTCTACAAACTAAGGGAGAAAAATGGCAAGAAAATTAAATGTGAATGTTTTCCAATATGCGACGATGTGAATTACATAATTCAATCACat GATTTACAAGCATGGTTCATGGGCACTTATTTTCAATGGGGGATTGTCACTTATCCCAGAATGAGATATCGTAGGGATATCATCTTCGGATTCACTGATGTATtag TGGCTGTCGGTGGAATGGCTGGTCTCTTTCTCGGTTGCAGTGTCCTTAGTTTCATGGAGATTGTCTACTTTCTAACTTTGCGTCTGTTTTGCTATACACGAACTACCCGGAATCGCTAA